In Takifugu flavidus isolate HTHZ2018 chromosome 13, ASM371156v2, whole genome shotgun sequence, the following are encoded in one genomic region:
- the zc3h18 gene encoding zinc finger CCCH domain-containing protein 18 isoform X4 has product MDTPESPSQTSLSPEEGEDEKSLPDSELLDSHDEEEDRLISDSEVVQEEDNEEMVDDDDDDEVLGRGSECEEQREEEDEVVPDFVSDLEDEEPLGESEGVGQEDGTIMLVEGDEDCPPSEQLDRETEDIEEEDRVIDTPQSPDSEHPTSFIGGKDGEKRSIYQKGMSGGSNAAELEDEDDKTKAEEREKNERMRAEVRRRAIAVSQMKDDSASVARELDEHELDYDEEVPEEPSVPPQEEDEDEEDAKAEGDAESEDKSGRKREKKIILPPKNREGKRTDGPLGPERIRRNSSKDKKKEEDDGEIDEGEIDDDDLEEGEVKDPSDRKIRPRPICRFFIKGNCTWGMNCRFIHPGVNDKGNYSLITKPDLFASNGAPPGGPHPLIPTNPWTGPAVEELPPPPPPPPPPVEPPVESAWERGLRHAKEVLKKATIRKEQEPDFEEKRFNVTIGEDEREFDKENEFFRERSYRIIRDEMDYRDPIYSDPYPDPYYDYEMEALWRGGHYENFRVQYTEGPLPYHYSQERERDCDPRERHRDRDRERDHRERERRQREREREREREKERMRRKEEWEKDRLKRDEKERPRMRPPREAREKKEEEEKLKTRPPLDLPPTPVEPNLKKEAVLVMRRPDEWKDPWRRSKSPRRRPGLGSPPRGRRRHRPSGSSVSVSNSSRSSSRSSSYTGSGSSRSRSRSSSFSSYSSHSSQHSSFSGSRSRSRSFSTSPSPSPATLRNAKPKADLPPLLPKGEKPSMKKVPSPPPPLGIQGRPPKPPPDLGKPPAGARQPGGTGVSGAARPPPPREPGKPPNPRTDKKKERQEPPPHRRASRSVSGSGSSYSGSSSRSRSSNSLSRSRSRSGSRKSRSLSVSSVSSVSSASSGSSSARSADSDDMYADLASPVSSASSRSPTPSHPGKERGAVRERAAHARDKTRAERPPKKEESFREDRRKMDPAGISPRGGNPVHRSGPANRGVHPLHPPPGLMGPPGGRGGSGSHKDIKLTLLNKQADKSRKRYLASEKTRPGSPPSKRMAFSPDRGRDKRIPLRPPLSPRMDRPRGQGPRPLPPQGDRKRPLSPPPKSSGKGPMAPSGRPAVPASASGAGSGSNKPSNTLSRREELLKQLKAVEDAIARKRAKIPTK; this is encoded by the exons ATGGATACTCCCGAAAGCCCCAGTCAGACCTCCCTGTCCcccgaggagggggaggacgagAAGTCTCTTCCTGACAGCGAACTGCTGGATTCtcacgatgaagaggaggacaggctAATCTCAGACAGTGAAGTGGTCCAGGAAGAAGATAACGAGGagatggttgatgatgatgatgacgacgaggTTCTTGGAAGAGGCTCTGAATGTGAGgagcaaagagaggaagaggatgaggtggTCCCTGACTTTGTATCTGAcctggaggatgaggagccaCTTGGAGAATCAGAAGGGGTGGGGCAGGAGGACGGGACCATCATGTTGGTGGAGGGGGATGAAGATTGTCCCCCCTCGGAGCAGTTGGACAGGGAGACGGAGGACATCGAGGAAGAGGATAGGGTCATTGACACCCCGCAGTCGCCAGACTCGGAGCACCCGACGAGTTTCATTGGTGGAAAGGACGGCGAGAAAAGATCCATCTATCAAAAAGGAATGAGCGGAGGGTCGAACGCGGCCGAGCTCGAGGACGAAGACGACAAAACCAAAGCTGAGGAGCGAGAAAAGAATGAGAGGATGCGAgcggaggtgaggaggagagccaTCGCAGTGAGCCAGATGAAGGACGACTCTGCGTCCGTCGCCCGCGAGCTGGATGAGCACGAGCTGGATTATGACGAGGAGGTCCCAGAAGAGCCCAGCGTTCCTCcccaggaggaggacgaagacgaGGAGGATGCGAAGGCAGAGGGAGACGCAGAGAGTGAAGACAAGAGcggcaggaaaagagaaaagaaaataatccTGCCTCCAAAAAACCGGGAGGGAAAGAGGACAGACGGGCCTCTGGGTCCCGAGAGGATCCGAAGAAATTCCTCCaaagacaagaagaaggaggaagacGACGGCGAGATCGACGAAGGGGAGATTGAT GACGAtgacctggaggagggggaggtcaaAGATCCATCGGACAGGAAGATCAGACCACGTCCCATCTGCAGGTTCTTCATTAAAG GGAACTGCACCTGGGGAATGAACTGCCGGTTCATCCATCCTGGGGTCAATGACAAAGGCAACTATTCCCTCATCACCAAACCCGATCTGTTCGCCTCTAACGGCGCCCCTCCTGGTGGACCACACCCGCTCATTCCCACTAATCCCTGG ACTGGACCTGCAGTGGAAGagctccctccccctccccctccgccccctcctccagtGGAACCGCCAGTGGAGAGCGCCTGGGAGAGAGGCCTGAGGCACGCTAAAGAG gtgctGAAGAAGGCCACCATCCGGAAAGAGCAGGAGCCAGACTTTGAGGAGAAGCGTTTTAACGTGACCATCGGAGAAGATGAGCGGGAGTTTGACAAAGAGAACGAATTCTTCAGGGAGCGCAGCTACCGCATCATCAGAGA tgAAATGGACTATCGAGATCCCATCTACAG CGACCCGTACCCCGACCCATACTACGACTATGAGATGGAGGCTCTCTGGCGAGGCGGACATTACGAGAACTTCCGAGTGCAGTACACGGAAGGTCCTCTTCCGTACCACTACAGC CAGGAGCGCGAGCGTGACTGCGACCCCCGGGAGCGGCACCGCGACAGGGACCGGGAGAGGGACCACCGCGAGAGGGAGCGGCGGCAGAGGGAGCGGGAACGAGAGCGGGAACGGGAGAAGGAgcggatgaggaggaaggaggagtggGAGAAGGATCGGCTGAAGCGGGATGAAAAGGAGCGGCCCAGGATGCGTCCTCCTCGCGAAGccagggagaagaaggaggaggaggagaagctgaaaacaCGTCCTCCTCTGGACCTGCCGCCCAC GCCGGTGGAGCCCAACCTGAAGAAGGAAGCAGTTCTGGTCATGAGGCGACCAGACGAATGGAAAGACCCGTGGCGTCGGTCCAAGTCTCCCCGGAGACGGCCGGGGTTGGGGTCCCCGCCCCGGGGCCGTCGGCGACACAGGCCCTCGGGCTCCTCTGTCTCCgtgtccaactcctccag GTCATCGTCCCGCTCTTCATCCTACACGGGCTCGGGCTCGTCTCGCTCCCGCAGCCGCTCCTCGTCCTTCAGCTCCTACTCCAGCCACTCCTCCCAGCACAGCTCCTTCAGCGGCAGCCGCTCCAG GTCTCGCTCTTTCTCCACGTCTCCGTCACCAAGTCCAGCCACGCTGAGGAATGCGAAACCCAAAGCAGACCTTCCTCCTTTGTTACCGAAAGG aGAGAAACCCTCTATGAAGAAGGTTccaagtcctcctcctcctctggggaTCCAGGGCAGGCCTCCCAAACCTCCTCCAGACCTGGGCAAGCCTCCAGCCGGAGCGAGACAGCCTGGAGGCACAGGTGTGAGCGGAGCTGCCAGACCTCCACCTCCACGAGAGCCTGGGAAACCTCCCAACCCCAGAACAGACAAGAAGAAAGAGCGCCAGGAGCCCCCTCCACATAG GCGAGCTAGTCGTAGTGTTAGCGGGAGCGGTAGCAGTTACAGCGGTTCGAGCTCCAGATCCAGATCTTCAAACTCCCTGTCACGCTCCCGTTCACGGTCTGGATCGAGAAAATCCAG GTCGCTGAGCGTGAGCAGCGTGTCCTCCGTGTCGTCGGCGTCCTCCGGGAGCAGCTCCGCCCGCAGTGCAGATTCGGACGACATGTACGCCGACCTCGCCAGCCCGGTGTCCTCGGCCAGCTCCcgctcccccacccccagccaCCCCGGCAAGGAGCGGGGCGCCGTCAGGGAGCGAGCGGCGCACGCCCGCGACAAGACCAGGG CAGAGAGACCGCCGAAGAAAGAGGAGTCCTTCAGGGAAGACCGTCGGAAGATGGACCCTGCCGGCATCTCCCCTCGAGGAGGGAACCCTGTGCACCGGTCCGGCCCTGCCAACAGGGGCGTCCACCCGCTACACCCCCCACCGGGACTCATGGGACCACCAGGAGGCCGCGGAGGTTCGGGCTCCCACAAAGACATCAAGCTCACCCTTCTCAACAAG CAGGCAGACAAGAGCAGGAAGAGGTATCTGGCCTCGGAGAAGACCAGGCCCGGTTCCCCCCCCAGTAAGAGGATGGCGTTCTCTCCCGATCGAG GGCGTGACAAGCGGATTCCTCTTCGACCCCCGCTCTCTCCTCGGATGGACCGGCCCAGAGGCCAAGGGCCGCggcctctgcccccccagggAGACAG gAAGCGGCCTCTGTCACCTCCTCCCAAGTCCTCTGGGAAGGGTCCGATGGCGCCGTCGGGCCGACCGGCGGTCCCGGCCTCGGCGTCCGGCGCCGGCTCGGGCTCCAACAAGCCCAGCAACACGCTGTCTCGCcgcgaggagctgctgaagcagctgaaggCCGTGGAGGACGCCATCGCCCGCAAACGGGCGAAGATCCCTACGAAGTAG
- the zc3h18 gene encoding zinc finger CCCH domain-containing protein 18 isoform X1 translates to MDTPESPSQTSLSPEEGEDEKSLPDSELLDSHDEEEDRLISDSEVVQEEDNEEMVDDDDDDEVLGRGSECEEQREEEDEVVPDFVSDLEDEEPLGESEGVGQEDGTIMLVEGDEDCPPSEQLDRETEDIEEEDRVIDTPQSPDSEHPTSFIGGKDGEKRSIYQKGMSGGSNAAELEDEDDKTKAEEREKNERMRAEVRRRAIAVSQMKDDSASVARELDEHELDYDEEVPEEPSVPPQEEDEDEEDAKAEGDAESEDKSGRKREKKIILPPKNREGKRTDGPLGPERIRRNSSKDKKKEEDDGEIDEGEIDDDDLEEGEVKDPSDRKIRPRPICRFFIKGNCTWGMNCRFIHPGVNDKGNYSLITKPDLFASNGAPPGGPHPLIPTNPWTGPAVEELPPPPPPPPPPVEPPVESAWERGLRHAKEVLKKATIRKEQEPDFEEKRFNVTIGEDEREFDKENEFFRERSYRIIRDEMDYRDPIYSDPYPDPYYDYEMEALWRGGHYENFRVQYTEGPLPYHYSQERERDCDPRERHRDRDRERDHRERERRQREREREREREKERMRRKEEWEKDRLKRDEKERPRMRPPREAREKKEEEEKLKTRPPLDLPPTRPVEPNLKKEAVLVMRRPDEWKDPWRRSKSPRRRPGLGSPPRGRRRHRPSGSSVSVSNSSRSSSRSSSYTGSGSSRSRSRSSSFSSYSSHSSQHSSFSGSRSRSRSFSTSPSPSPATLRNAKPKADLPPLLPKGEKPSMKKVPSPPPPLGIQGRPPKPPPDLGKPPAGARQPGGTGVSGAARPPPPREPGKPPNPRTDKKKERQEPPPHRRASRSVSGSGSSYSGSSSRSRSSNSLSRSRSRSGSRKSRSLSVSSVSSVSSASSGSSSARSADSDDMYADLASPVSSASSRSPTPSHPGKERGAVRERAAHARDKTRAERPPKKEESFREDRRKMDPAGISPRGGNPVHRSGPANRGVHPLHPPPGLMGPPGGRGGSGSHKDIKLTLLNKQADKSRKRYLASEKTRPGSPPSKRMAFSPDRGRDKRIPLRPPLSPRMDRPRGQGPRPLPPQGDRKRPLSPPPKSSGKGPMAPSGRPAVPASASGAGSGSNKPSNTLSRREELLKQLKAVEDAIARKRAKIPTK, encoded by the exons ATGGATACTCCCGAAAGCCCCAGTCAGACCTCCCTGTCCcccgaggagggggaggacgagAAGTCTCTTCCTGACAGCGAACTGCTGGATTCtcacgatgaagaggaggacaggctAATCTCAGACAGTGAAGTGGTCCAGGAAGAAGATAACGAGGagatggttgatgatgatgatgacgacgaggTTCTTGGAAGAGGCTCTGAATGTGAGgagcaaagagaggaagaggatgaggtggTCCCTGACTTTGTATCTGAcctggaggatgaggagccaCTTGGAGAATCAGAAGGGGTGGGGCAGGAGGACGGGACCATCATGTTGGTGGAGGGGGATGAAGATTGTCCCCCCTCGGAGCAGTTGGACAGGGAGACGGAGGACATCGAGGAAGAGGATAGGGTCATTGACACCCCGCAGTCGCCAGACTCGGAGCACCCGACGAGTTTCATTGGTGGAAAGGACGGCGAGAAAAGATCCATCTATCAAAAAGGAATGAGCGGAGGGTCGAACGCGGCCGAGCTCGAGGACGAAGACGACAAAACCAAAGCTGAGGAGCGAGAAAAGAATGAGAGGATGCGAgcggaggtgaggaggagagccaTCGCAGTGAGCCAGATGAAGGACGACTCTGCGTCCGTCGCCCGCGAGCTGGATGAGCACGAGCTGGATTATGACGAGGAGGTCCCAGAAGAGCCCAGCGTTCCTCcccaggaggaggacgaagacgaGGAGGATGCGAAGGCAGAGGGAGACGCAGAGAGTGAAGACAAGAGcggcaggaaaagagaaaagaaaataatccTGCCTCCAAAAAACCGGGAGGGAAAGAGGACAGACGGGCCTCTGGGTCCCGAGAGGATCCGAAGAAATTCCTCCaaagacaagaagaaggaggaagacGACGGCGAGATCGACGAAGGGGAGATTGAT GACGAtgacctggaggagggggaggtcaaAGATCCATCGGACAGGAAGATCAGACCACGTCCCATCTGCAGGTTCTTCATTAAAG GGAACTGCACCTGGGGAATGAACTGCCGGTTCATCCATCCTGGGGTCAATGACAAAGGCAACTATTCCCTCATCACCAAACCCGATCTGTTCGCCTCTAACGGCGCCCCTCCTGGTGGACCACACCCGCTCATTCCCACTAATCCCTGG ACTGGACCTGCAGTGGAAGagctccctccccctccccctccgccccctcctccagtGGAACCGCCAGTGGAGAGCGCCTGGGAGAGAGGCCTGAGGCACGCTAAAGAG gtgctGAAGAAGGCCACCATCCGGAAAGAGCAGGAGCCAGACTTTGAGGAGAAGCGTTTTAACGTGACCATCGGAGAAGATGAGCGGGAGTTTGACAAAGAGAACGAATTCTTCAGGGAGCGCAGCTACCGCATCATCAGAGA tgAAATGGACTATCGAGATCCCATCTACAG CGACCCGTACCCCGACCCATACTACGACTATGAGATGGAGGCTCTCTGGCGAGGCGGACATTACGAGAACTTCCGAGTGCAGTACACGGAAGGTCCTCTTCCGTACCACTACAGC CAGGAGCGCGAGCGTGACTGCGACCCCCGGGAGCGGCACCGCGACAGGGACCGGGAGAGGGACCACCGCGAGAGGGAGCGGCGGCAGAGGGAGCGGGAACGAGAGCGGGAACGGGAGAAGGAgcggatgaggaggaaggaggagtggGAGAAGGATCGGCTGAAGCGGGATGAAAAGGAGCGGCCCAGGATGCGTCCTCCTCGCGAAGccagggagaagaaggaggaggaggagaagctgaaaacaCGTCCTCCTCTGGACCTGCCGCCCAC CAGGCCGGTGGAGCCCAACCTGAAGAAGGAAGCAGTTCTGGTCATGAGGCGACCAGACGAATGGAAAGACCCGTGGCGTCGGTCCAAGTCTCCCCGGAGACGGCCGGGGTTGGGGTCCCCGCCCCGGGGCCGTCGGCGACACAGGCCCTCGGGCTCCTCTGTCTCCgtgtccaactcctccag GTCATCGTCCCGCTCTTCATCCTACACGGGCTCGGGCTCGTCTCGCTCCCGCAGCCGCTCCTCGTCCTTCAGCTCCTACTCCAGCCACTCCTCCCAGCACAGCTCCTTCAGCGGCAGCCGCTCCAG GTCTCGCTCTTTCTCCACGTCTCCGTCACCAAGTCCAGCCACGCTGAGGAATGCGAAACCCAAAGCAGACCTTCCTCCTTTGTTACCGAAAGG aGAGAAACCCTCTATGAAGAAGGTTccaagtcctcctcctcctctggggaTCCAGGGCAGGCCTCCCAAACCTCCTCCAGACCTGGGCAAGCCTCCAGCCGGAGCGAGACAGCCTGGAGGCACAGGTGTGAGCGGAGCTGCCAGACCTCCACCTCCACGAGAGCCTGGGAAACCTCCCAACCCCAGAACAGACAAGAAGAAAGAGCGCCAGGAGCCCCCTCCACATAG GCGAGCTAGTCGTAGTGTTAGCGGGAGCGGTAGCAGTTACAGCGGTTCGAGCTCCAGATCCAGATCTTCAAACTCCCTGTCACGCTCCCGTTCACGGTCTGGATCGAGAAAATCCAG GTCGCTGAGCGTGAGCAGCGTGTCCTCCGTGTCGTCGGCGTCCTCCGGGAGCAGCTCCGCCCGCAGTGCAGATTCGGACGACATGTACGCCGACCTCGCCAGCCCGGTGTCCTCGGCCAGCTCCcgctcccccacccccagccaCCCCGGCAAGGAGCGGGGCGCCGTCAGGGAGCGAGCGGCGCACGCCCGCGACAAGACCAGGG CAGAGAGACCGCCGAAGAAAGAGGAGTCCTTCAGGGAAGACCGTCGGAAGATGGACCCTGCCGGCATCTCCCCTCGAGGAGGGAACCCTGTGCACCGGTCCGGCCCTGCCAACAGGGGCGTCCACCCGCTACACCCCCCACCGGGACTCATGGGACCACCAGGAGGCCGCGGAGGTTCGGGCTCCCACAAAGACATCAAGCTCACCCTTCTCAACAAG CAGGCAGACAAGAGCAGGAAGAGGTATCTGGCCTCGGAGAAGACCAGGCCCGGTTCCCCCCCCAGTAAGAGGATGGCGTTCTCTCCCGATCGAG GGCGTGACAAGCGGATTCCTCTTCGACCCCCGCTCTCTCCTCGGATGGACCGGCCCAGAGGCCAAGGGCCGCggcctctgcccccccagggAGACAG gAAGCGGCCTCTGTCACCTCCTCCCAAGTCCTCTGGGAAGGGTCCGATGGCGCCGTCGGGCCGACCGGCGGTCCCGGCCTCGGCGTCCGGCGCCGGCTCGGGCTCCAACAAGCCCAGCAACACGCTGTCTCGCcgcgaggagctgctgaagcagctgaaggCCGTGGAGGACGCCATCGCCCGCAAACGGGCGAAGATCCCTACGAAGTAG
- the zc3h18 gene encoding zinc finger CCCH domain-containing protein 18 isoform X2, with protein MDTPESPSQTSLSPEEGEDEKSLPDSELLDSHDEEEDRLISDSEVVQEEDNEEMVDDDDDDEVLGRGSECEEQREEEDEVVPDFVSDLEDEEPLGESEGVGQEDGTIMLVEGDEDCPPSEQLDRETEDIEEEDRVIDTPQSPDSEHPTSFIGGKDGEKRSIYQKGMSGGSNAAELEDEDDKTKAEEREKNERMRAEVRRRAIAVSQMKDDSASVARELDEHELDYDEEVPEEPSVPPQEEDEDEEDAKAEGDAESEDKSGRKREKKIILPPKNREGKRTDGPLGPERIRRNSSKDKKKEEDDGEIDEGEIDDDDLEEGEVKDPSDRKIRPRPICRFFIKGNCTWGMNCRFIHPGVNDKGNYSLITKPDLFASNGAPPGGPHPLIPTNPWTGPAVEELPPPPPPPPPPVEPPVESAWERGLRHAKEVLKKATIRKEQEPDFEEKRFNVTIGEDEREFDKENEFFRERSYRIIRDEMDYRDPIYSDPYPDPYYDYEMEALWRGGHYENFRVQYTEGPLPYHYSERERDCDPRERHRDRDRERDHRERERRQREREREREREKERMRRKEEWEKDRLKRDEKERPRMRPPREAREKKEEEEKLKTRPPLDLPPTRPVEPNLKKEAVLVMRRPDEWKDPWRRSKSPRRRPGLGSPPRGRRRHRPSGSSVSVSNSSRSSSRSSSYTGSGSSRSRSRSSSFSSYSSHSSQHSSFSGSRSRSRSFSTSPSPSPATLRNAKPKADLPPLLPKGEKPSMKKVPSPPPPLGIQGRPPKPPPDLGKPPAGARQPGGTGVSGAARPPPPREPGKPPNPRTDKKKERQEPPPHRRASRSVSGSGSSYSGSSSRSRSSNSLSRSRSRSGSRKSRSLSVSSVSSVSSASSGSSSARSADSDDMYADLASPVSSASSRSPTPSHPGKERGAVRERAAHARDKTRAERPPKKEESFREDRRKMDPAGISPRGGNPVHRSGPANRGVHPLHPPPGLMGPPGGRGGSGSHKDIKLTLLNKQADKSRKRYLASEKTRPGSPPSKRMAFSPDRGRDKRIPLRPPLSPRMDRPRGQGPRPLPPQGDRKRPLSPPPKSSGKGPMAPSGRPAVPASASGAGSGSNKPSNTLSRREELLKQLKAVEDAIARKRAKIPTK; from the exons ATGGATACTCCCGAAAGCCCCAGTCAGACCTCCCTGTCCcccgaggagggggaggacgagAAGTCTCTTCCTGACAGCGAACTGCTGGATTCtcacgatgaagaggaggacaggctAATCTCAGACAGTGAAGTGGTCCAGGAAGAAGATAACGAGGagatggttgatgatgatgatgacgacgaggTTCTTGGAAGAGGCTCTGAATGTGAGgagcaaagagaggaagaggatgaggtggTCCCTGACTTTGTATCTGAcctggaggatgaggagccaCTTGGAGAATCAGAAGGGGTGGGGCAGGAGGACGGGACCATCATGTTGGTGGAGGGGGATGAAGATTGTCCCCCCTCGGAGCAGTTGGACAGGGAGACGGAGGACATCGAGGAAGAGGATAGGGTCATTGACACCCCGCAGTCGCCAGACTCGGAGCACCCGACGAGTTTCATTGGTGGAAAGGACGGCGAGAAAAGATCCATCTATCAAAAAGGAATGAGCGGAGGGTCGAACGCGGCCGAGCTCGAGGACGAAGACGACAAAACCAAAGCTGAGGAGCGAGAAAAGAATGAGAGGATGCGAgcggaggtgaggaggagagccaTCGCAGTGAGCCAGATGAAGGACGACTCTGCGTCCGTCGCCCGCGAGCTGGATGAGCACGAGCTGGATTATGACGAGGAGGTCCCAGAAGAGCCCAGCGTTCCTCcccaggaggaggacgaagacgaGGAGGATGCGAAGGCAGAGGGAGACGCAGAGAGTGAAGACAAGAGcggcaggaaaagagaaaagaaaataatccTGCCTCCAAAAAACCGGGAGGGAAAGAGGACAGACGGGCCTCTGGGTCCCGAGAGGATCCGAAGAAATTCCTCCaaagacaagaagaaggaggaagacGACGGCGAGATCGACGAAGGGGAGATTGAT GACGAtgacctggaggagggggaggtcaaAGATCCATCGGACAGGAAGATCAGACCACGTCCCATCTGCAGGTTCTTCATTAAAG GGAACTGCACCTGGGGAATGAACTGCCGGTTCATCCATCCTGGGGTCAATGACAAAGGCAACTATTCCCTCATCACCAAACCCGATCTGTTCGCCTCTAACGGCGCCCCTCCTGGTGGACCACACCCGCTCATTCCCACTAATCCCTGG ACTGGACCTGCAGTGGAAGagctccctccccctccccctccgccccctcctccagtGGAACCGCCAGTGGAGAGCGCCTGGGAGAGAGGCCTGAGGCACGCTAAAGAG gtgctGAAGAAGGCCACCATCCGGAAAGAGCAGGAGCCAGACTTTGAGGAGAAGCGTTTTAACGTGACCATCGGAGAAGATGAGCGGGAGTTTGACAAAGAGAACGAATTCTTCAGGGAGCGCAGCTACCGCATCATCAGAGA tgAAATGGACTATCGAGATCCCATCTACAG CGACCCGTACCCCGACCCATACTACGACTATGAGATGGAGGCTCTCTGGCGAGGCGGACATTACGAGAACTTCCGAGTGCAGTACACGGAAGGTCCTCTTCCGTACCACTACAGC GAGCGCGAGCGTGACTGCGACCCCCGGGAGCGGCACCGCGACAGGGACCGGGAGAGGGACCACCGCGAGAGGGAGCGGCGGCAGAGGGAGCGGGAACGAGAGCGGGAACGGGAGAAGGAgcggatgaggaggaaggaggagtggGAGAAGGATCGGCTGAAGCGGGATGAAAAGGAGCGGCCCAGGATGCGTCCTCCTCGCGAAGccagggagaagaaggaggaggaggagaagctgaaaacaCGTCCTCCTCTGGACCTGCCGCCCAC CAGGCCGGTGGAGCCCAACCTGAAGAAGGAAGCAGTTCTGGTCATGAGGCGACCAGACGAATGGAAAGACCCGTGGCGTCGGTCCAAGTCTCCCCGGAGACGGCCGGGGTTGGGGTCCCCGCCCCGGGGCCGTCGGCGACACAGGCCCTCGGGCTCCTCTGTCTCCgtgtccaactcctccag GTCATCGTCCCGCTCTTCATCCTACACGGGCTCGGGCTCGTCTCGCTCCCGCAGCCGCTCCTCGTCCTTCAGCTCCTACTCCAGCCACTCCTCCCAGCACAGCTCCTTCAGCGGCAGCCGCTCCAG GTCTCGCTCTTTCTCCACGTCTCCGTCACCAAGTCCAGCCACGCTGAGGAATGCGAAACCCAAAGCAGACCTTCCTCCTTTGTTACCGAAAGG aGAGAAACCCTCTATGAAGAAGGTTccaagtcctcctcctcctctggggaTCCAGGGCAGGCCTCCCAAACCTCCTCCAGACCTGGGCAAGCCTCCAGCCGGAGCGAGACAGCCTGGAGGCACAGGTGTGAGCGGAGCTGCCAGACCTCCACCTCCACGAGAGCCTGGGAAACCTCCCAACCCCAGAACAGACAAGAAGAAAGAGCGCCAGGAGCCCCCTCCACATAG GCGAGCTAGTCGTAGTGTTAGCGGGAGCGGTAGCAGTTACAGCGGTTCGAGCTCCAGATCCAGATCTTCAAACTCCCTGTCACGCTCCCGTTCACGGTCTGGATCGAGAAAATCCAG GTCGCTGAGCGTGAGCAGCGTGTCCTCCGTGTCGTCGGCGTCCTCCGGGAGCAGCTCCGCCCGCAGTGCAGATTCGGACGACATGTACGCCGACCTCGCCAGCCCGGTGTCCTCGGCCAGCTCCcgctcccccacccccagccaCCCCGGCAAGGAGCGGGGCGCCGTCAGGGAGCGAGCGGCGCACGCCCGCGACAAGACCAGGG CAGAGAGACCGCCGAAGAAAGAGGAGTCCTTCAGGGAAGACCGTCGGAAGATGGACCCTGCCGGCATCTCCCCTCGAGGAGGGAACCCTGTGCACCGGTCCGGCCCTGCCAACAGGGGCGTCCACCCGCTACACCCCCCACCGGGACTCATGGGACCACCAGGAGGCCGCGGAGGTTCGGGCTCCCACAAAGACATCAAGCTCACCCTTCTCAACAAG CAGGCAGACAAGAGCAGGAAGAGGTATCTGGCCTCGGAGAAGACCAGGCCCGGTTCCCCCCCCAGTAAGAGGATGGCGTTCTCTCCCGATCGAG GGCGTGACAAGCGGATTCCTCTTCGACCCCCGCTCTCTCCTCGGATGGACCGGCCCAGAGGCCAAGGGCCGCggcctctgcccccccagggAGACAG gAAGCGGCCTCTGTCACCTCCTCCCAAGTCCTCTGGGAAGGGTCCGATGGCGCCGTCGGGCCGACCGGCGGTCCCGGCCTCGGCGTCCGGCGCCGGCTCGGGCTCCAACAAGCCCAGCAACACGCTGTCTCGCcgcgaggagctgctgaagcagctgaaggCCGTGGAGGACGCCATCGCCCGCAAACGGGCGAAGATCCCTACGAAGTAG